A window of Salvelinus alpinus chromosome 31, SLU_Salpinus.1, whole genome shotgun sequence contains these coding sequences:
- the LOC139561452 gene encoding chorion transcription factor Cf2-like isoform X2, with amino-acid sequence MYKLQLLSVFLNDRLTAAAVEIFGEVEKMLVEYQEENNRLRSLLRITPDIKLCRIDSLQVSLADSEEEVPPEQQHCEQEWSNSLGQEDPESTQIKEEQEELRTSQEEEQRQGLEADIIEFNFTPSFVKSECDHEDPLQSLTLPQTQTVENRDRDSKPVDTEPFGTVTHLKGFKIPCGPPDNQNIAYCHSSAICSDPVGLDNSPPLDPNPQLDLNPPMGELCTCPFCGKTFKQKGNLSMHMRIHTGEKPFSCGDCGKSFIQKGDLRRHILTHTGEKPFSCNFCCKSFNQKGDLRRHILTHTGEKPFSCDYCGKGFIRKEHLTAHIRTHTGDVSVSSRT; translated from the exons ATGTATAAACTACAGTTGTTGAGTGTGTTTTTAAATGATCGTTTAACGGCGGCTGCTGTGGAGATTTTCGGGGAAGTAGAGAAAATGTTAGTGGAGTACCAGGAGGAGAATAATCGTCTACGGAGCCTGCTGCGGATCACACCGGACATAAAACTATGTAGAATAG acTCCCTGCAAGTCTCTCTCGCTGACTCTGAAGAGGAGGTTCCCCCTGAACAGCAGCACTGTGAGCAGGAGTGGAGTAACAGTCTGGGGCAGGAGGACCCTGAGTCCACGCagattaaagaggaacaggaggaactcaggaccagtcaggaggaagagcagcgTCAAGGGCTGGAGGCTGATATCATAGAGTTCAATTTCACTCCATCCTTTGTGAAAAGTGAATGTGATCATGAGGACCCACTTCAGTCCTTGACTCTTCCCCAAACCCAGACtgtggagaacagagacagagactctaAACCAGTAGATACTGAACCTTTTGGCACTGTGACCCACCTAAAAGGTTTCAAAATTCCTTGTGGCCCTCCAGATAATCAGAACATTGCCTACTGCCACAGTTCAGCCATATGCAGCGACCCAGTAGGACTTGACAACAGCCCACCATTGGATCCCAACCCACAATTGGATCTTAATCCACCAATGGGGGAACTCTGCACCTGCCCCTTTTGTGGCAAGACCTTCAAACAAAAAGGAAATCTGTCCATGCACATGaggattcacacaggagagaaaccatttagctgtggtgactgtgggaaaagctttaTTCAGAAGGGGGACCTAAGGAGACATatactgactcacacaggagagaaaccattcaGTTGTAATTTTTGCTGTAAAAGCTTCAATCAGAAAGGGGACCTAAGGAGACATATcctgactcacacaggagagaaaccatttagctgtgattACTGTGGTAAAGGATTCATTCGCAAGGAGCACCTAACTGCACATATACGGACTCACACAGGAGACGTGTCGGTCTCAAGCAGAACCTAA
- the LOC139561452 gene encoding chorion transcription factor Cf2-like isoform X1 yields MYKLQLLSVFLNDRLTAAAVEIFGEVEKMLVEYQEENNRLRSLLRITPDIKLCRIGDYLMKLVERMPRVCKAVIKEKDSLQVSLADSEEEVPPEQQHCEQEWSNSLGQEDPESTQIKEEQEELRTSQEEEQRQGLEADIIEFNFTPSFVKSECDHEDPLQSLTLPQTQTVENRDRDSKPVDTEPFGTVTHLKGFKIPCGPPDNQNIAYCHSSAICSDPVGLDNSPPLDPNPQLDLNPPMGELCTCPFCGKTFKQKGNLSMHMRIHTGEKPFSCGDCGKSFIQKGDLRRHILTHTGEKPFSCNFCCKSFNQKGDLRRHILTHTGEKPFSCDYCGKGFIRKEHLTAHIRTHTGDVSVSSRT; encoded by the exons ATGTATAAACTACAGTTGTTGAGTGTGTTTTTAAATGATCGTTTAACGGCGGCTGCTGTGGAGATTTTCGGGGAAGTAGAGAAAATGTTAGTGGAGTACCAGGAGGAGAATAATCGTCTACGGAGCCTGCTGCGGATCACACCGGACATAAAACTATGTAGAATAG gtgactacctcatgaagctggttgagagaatgccaagagtgtgcaaagctgtcatcaaggaaaagg acTCCCTGCAAGTCTCTCTCGCTGACTCTGAAGAGGAGGTTCCCCCTGAACAGCAGCACTGTGAGCAGGAGTGGAGTAACAGTCTGGGGCAGGAGGACCCTGAGTCCACGCagattaaagaggaacaggaggaactcaggaccagtcaggaggaagagcagcgTCAAGGGCTGGAGGCTGATATCATAGAGTTCAATTTCACTCCATCCTTTGTGAAAAGTGAATGTGATCATGAGGACCCACTTCAGTCCTTGACTCTTCCCCAAACCCAGACtgtggagaacagagacagagactctaAACCAGTAGATACTGAACCTTTTGGCACTGTGACCCACCTAAAAGGTTTCAAAATTCCTTGTGGCCCTCCAGATAATCAGAACATTGCCTACTGCCACAGTTCAGCCATATGCAGCGACCCAGTAGGACTTGACAACAGCCCACCATTGGATCCCAACCCACAATTGGATCTTAATCCACCAATGGGGGAACTCTGCACCTGCCCCTTTTGTGGCAAGACCTTCAAACAAAAAGGAAATCTGTCCATGCACATGaggattcacacaggagagaaaccatttagctgtggtgactgtgggaaaagctttaTTCAGAAGGGGGACCTAAGGAGACATatactgactcacacaggagagaaaccattcaGTTGTAATTTTTGCTGTAAAAGCTTCAATCAGAAAGGGGACCTAAGGAGACATATcctgactcacacaggagagaaaccatttagctgtgattACTGTGGTAAAGGATTCATTCGCAAGGAGCACCTAACTGCACATATACGGACTCACACAGGAGACGTGTCGGTCTCAAGCAGAACCTAA